The following coding sequences are from one Prochlorococcus sp. MIT 0604 window:
- a CDS encoding aldehyde oxygenase (deformylating): protein MQTLESNKKTIEESINPISLDLPDFTTDSYKDAYSRINAIVIEGEQEAHDNYISIATLIPNEIEELTKLARMEMKHKKGFTACGRNLGVVADMDFAKKFFSKLHGNFQVALEKGNLTTCLLIQAILIEAFAISAYNVYIRVADPFAKKITEGVVKDEYLHLNYGQEWLKENLSTCKEELMEANKVNLPLIKNMLDEVADDASVLAMDREELMEEFMIAYQDTLMEIGLDNREIARMAMAAIV, encoded by the coding sequence ATGCAAACTCTAGAATCAAATAAAAAAACTATTGAAGAATCGATTAATCCGATTTCTTTAGATTTACCAGACTTCACTACAGATTCTTATAAGGATGCATACAGCAGAATAAATGCAATTGTTATAGAGGGAGAGCAAGAGGCTCATGATAATTACATTTCAATAGCAACTTTAATTCCAAATGAGATAGAGGAATTAACTAAATTGGCGAGAATGGAAATGAAGCATAAAAAAGGTTTTACTGCATGTGGAAGAAATTTAGGTGTAGTAGCTGATATGGATTTTGCTAAAAAATTCTTTTCTAAATTACATGGTAATTTTCAAGTTGCTCTTGAAAAAGGAAATTTAACGACATGCCTTTTAATACAAGCTATCTTAATTGAAGCATTTGCAATTTCTGCTTATAACGTCTACATAAGAGTTGCGGATCCTTTTGCAAAAAAAATAACAGAGGGAGTGGTTAAAGACGAATATCTTCACTTAAATTACGGTCAAGAGTGGCTTAAAGAGAATCTATCAACTTGTAAAGAGGAATTGATGGAAGCTAATAAGGTTAATCTTCCATTAATTAAAAATATGTTAGATGAAGTAGCAGATGACGCATCAGTTTTAGCTATGGACAGAGAAGAATTAATGGAAGAATTTATGATTGCTTATCAAGATACATTGATGGAAATAGGTCTAGATAATAGAGAAATTGCAAGAATGGCTATGGCAGCTATTGTCTAA
- a CDS encoding long-chain acyl-[acyl-carrier-protein] reductase: MFGLIGHSTSFEDAKRKASMLGFDHIADGDLDVWCTAPPQLVENVEVKSATGISIEGSYIDSCFVPEMLSRFKTARRKVLNAMELAQRKGINITALGGFTSIIFENFNLLQHKQIRNTSLEWERFTTGNTHTAWVICKQLEINAPRIGIDLKKATVAVIGATGDIGSAVCRWLINKTGISELLMVARQQEPLALLQKELDGGTITSLDEALPQADIVVWVASMPKTIEIDTDNLKKPCLMIDGGYPKNLDEKFQGENIYVLKGGIVEFFNDIGWNMMELAEMQNPQREMFACFAEAMILEFEKCHTNFSWGRNNISLEKMEFIGAASLKHGFSAIGLDKQPKVLTV, encoded by the coding sequence ATGTTTGGGTTAATAGGCCACTCAACAAGTTTTGAAGATGCAAAAAGAAAAGCTTCGATGCTAGGCTTTGATCATATTGCTGATGGTGACTTAGATGTTTGGTGTACTGCTCCTCCTCAGCTTGTTGAAAATGTAGAAGTTAAAAGTGCAACTGGAATATCTATTGAAGGTTCTTATATAGATTCGTGCTTTGTTCCTGAAATGCTTTCTAGGTTTAAAACCGCTAGAAGAAAAGTACTAAATGCTATGGAACTAGCCCAGAGAAAAGGGATTAATATTACCGCTTTGGGAGGATTTACTTCTATTATTTTTGAGAATTTTAATCTTCTACAGCATAAACAAATTAGAAATACTTCATTAGAGTGGGAAAGGTTTACTACTGGCAATACTCATACCGCCTGGGTTATTTGTAAGCAACTAGAAATAAATGCTCCACGCATTGGGATAGACCTAAAAAAAGCAACTGTTGCTGTAATTGGTGCTACAGGTGATATTGGTAGCGCTGTTTGTAGGTGGCTTATCAATAAAACTGGGATTTCAGAACTTCTTATGGTCGCAAGACAACAAGAACCTCTAGCGCTGTTACAAAAAGAATTAGATGGTGGCACCATAACAAGTTTGGATGAGGCATTGCCTCAGGCGGACATTGTTGTGTGGGTTGCAAGTATGCCTAAAACTATTGAAATTGACACTGACAACTTAAAAAAACCATGTTTAATGATTGATGGTGGATACCCCAAAAATCTTGATGAGAAATTTCAGGGTGAAAATATTTATGTTTTAAAAGGAGGTATAGTAGAGTTTTTCAATGATATTGGTTGGAATATGATGGAACTTGCGGAAATGCAAAACCCTCAGCGAGAGATGTTTGCTTGTTTTGCAGAAGCAATGATTTTAGAATTTGAAAAGTGTCATACAAACTTTAGTTGGGGAAGAAATAACATTTCCCTTGAAAAGATGGAATTTATTGGAGCAGCTTCTTTAAAGCATGGTTTTTCCGCCATTGGACTTGATAAGCAGCCTAAAGTATTAACTGTCTAA
- a CDS encoding acetyl-CoA carboxylase carboxyltransferase subunit alpha, translating to MAKRYLLDFEKPLVELEKQIEQIKELARDSEVDVSQQLLQLETLAARRREEIFKSLTPAQKIQVARHPQRPSTLDFVQMFCDDWIELHGDRNGGDDMALIGGIGSINNRPVLMLGHQKGRDTKENVVRNFGMAKPGGYRKALRLMQHANRFALPILTFIDTPGAYAGLKAEEQGQGEAIARNLREMFGLKVPIVATVIGEGGSGGALGIGVADRLLMFEHSVYTVASPEACASILWRDAAKAPEAASALKITGKDLLKLGIIDEVLQEPSGGNNWAPLDAGNTLKEAIEKHLNALLQMPEDQLIEERYKKFRVLGKFIEANNIEEIYSEIPPKTE from the coding sequence ATGGCTAAACGTTACCTTCTTGATTTTGAAAAGCCTCTTGTTGAACTTGAGAAGCAGATAGAGCAAATTAAAGAATTAGCTCGAGATTCAGAGGTAGATGTTAGTCAACAGCTTCTACAGCTTGAAACCTTAGCTGCTAGAAGAAGAGAAGAAATATTTAAATCTCTCACCCCTGCTCAAAAGATTCAGGTAGCTAGACATCCTCAAAGACCAAGTACTTTGGACTTTGTTCAAATGTTTTGTGATGACTGGATCGAATTACATGGAGACAGAAATGGTGGCGATGATATGGCATTAATTGGGGGGATAGGTTCGATAAATAATAGACCAGTGTTGATGTTAGGGCATCAAAAAGGAAGGGATACAAAAGAAAATGTAGTAAGAAACTTTGGGATGGCAAAACCAGGAGGTTACAGAAAAGCTCTTAGATTAATGCAGCATGCAAATAGATTCGCTTTGCCAATTCTTACATTTATTGATACTCCTGGAGCTTATGCTGGTTTAAAAGCTGAAGAACAAGGTCAAGGTGAAGCAATTGCAAGAAACCTTCGAGAGATGTTTGGATTGAAAGTTCCAATTGTTGCTACTGTCATTGGAGAAGGAGGTTCCGGAGGCGCACTTGGAATAGGTGTCGCCGATAGGTTACTAATGTTTGAACACAGCGTTTACACGGTTGCTAGTCCAGAAGCATGTGCATCAATTTTGTGGAGAGATGCTGCCAAGGCACCAGAAGCGGCATCAGCACTTAAAATTACAGGCAAAGATTTACTTAAATTAGGTATTATAGATGAGGTTTTACAAGAACCTTCTGGGGGGAATAATTGGGCTCCTTTAGATGCTGGTAATACACTAAAAGAGGCTATTGAGAAACACCTGAATGCTCTACTTCAAATGCCTGAAGACCAATTAATTGAGGAAAGATATAAAAAATTCAGGGTTTTAGGTAAATTTATCGAAGCTAATAATATTGAAGAGATTTATAGTGAAATCCCCCCAAAAACTGAATAA
- a CDS encoding SDR family oxidoreductase, giving the protein MKSPQKLNNLKLAFITGATKGIGRSTAITFANAGWDLILLSRNMDLLEKLKSELLTTKSKINLVKCDLSNPLEIEICVKEAIEKYGCPSVLINNAGCAFNSPLVEMELGQWEQTIQINLTSVFQICSSIIPQMRKNGGLVINVSSHASYNAFPQWGAYCVSKSALAMFTKCLREEERSNSIRACTITLGSVNTPLWDSESINSDFDRTSMLSSKEVSETILYMANKPQSQLIEDLTLMPSGGAF; this is encoded by the coding sequence GTGAAATCCCCCCAAAAACTGAATAACTTGAAACTAGCTTTTATAACGGGTGCTACGAAAGGTATTGGTAGATCTACCGCAATTACTTTTGCCAATGCTGGCTGGGATTTAATTTTACTCTCCAGGAATATGGATTTATTGGAGAAACTAAAGAGCGAACTGTTGACCACTAAATCAAAAATTAACCTAGTAAAATGTGATTTATCTAATCCCCTAGAAATAGAGATTTGTGTTAAAGAGGCAATTGAGAAATATGGATGCCCTTCAGTATTGATAAATAATGCCGGGTGCGCATTTAATAGCCCTTTAGTCGAAATGGAATTAGGTCAATGGGAACAAACTATTCAAATAAACCTGACAAGTGTTTTTCAAATTTGTAGTTCAATAATTCCTCAAATGAGAAAAAATGGTGGTTTAGTTATTAATGTTAGTAGTCATGCCTCTTATAATGCATTCCCCCAATGGGGAGCTTATTGTGTTTCAAAATCTGCATTAGCTATGTTTACTAAATGCTTGAGGGAGGAGGAGAGATCTAATTCAATAAGAGCTTGCACAATAACTCTTGGTTCAGTCAATACACCTCTTTGGGACTCCGAATCAATCAATTCTGATTTTGATAGAACTTCTATGCTCTCCTCAAAAGAGGTATCAGAAACTATTCTCTACATGGCTAATAAACCTCAATCACAATTGATCGAAGACTTGACTTTGATGCCTTCTGGCGGAGCTTTTTAA
- the folE gene encoding GTP cyclohydrolase I: MTSTLPNDNIRNFDDQITNKLISEIIRDRIKNSGTRFSANDNIADFINPGELEILEKEVASRVKDLLKSLVIDVENDHNTQETAERVSKMYLNEVFKGRYHEQPKVTSFPNDKNLDEIYTVGPISVRSACSHHLVPILGECWIGIKPGNKVIGLSKFARVADWVFSRPHIQEEAVMILADEIEKLCEPKGLGIIVKAQHYCMKWRGVKEPNTSMINSVVRGDFRHDLSLKQEFFELVKQQSATNNY; encoded by the coding sequence ATGACCTCTACATTACCCAACGATAATATTAGAAACTTTGACGACCAGATTACTAATAAACTAATTTCTGAAATTATTAGAGACAGAATTAAGAATTCTGGGACAAGATTTAGTGCTAACGATAATATTGCCGATTTTATTAATCCTGGTGAATTAGAAATTTTAGAAAAAGAAGTAGCCTCAAGGGTTAAAGACTTACTAAAGTCCCTCGTAATAGATGTTGAGAATGATCATAATACTCAAGAAACTGCTGAAAGAGTTTCAAAAATGTATCTAAACGAAGTTTTTAAAGGCAGATATCATGAACAACCCAAAGTTACAAGTTTCCCTAATGATAAGAATCTTGATGAAATTTATACGGTTGGTCCAATTTCTGTTAGATCTGCATGTTCACATCACTTAGTTCCAATTCTAGGGGAGTGCTGGATAGGTATTAAACCTGGAAATAAAGTGATAGGGCTTTCAAAGTTTGCGAGAGTTGCTGATTGGGTTTTTTCAAGACCTCATATTCAGGAAGAAGCTGTAATGATTCTTGCAGATGAAATTGAAAAACTATGCGAACCTAAAGGCTTAGGCATTATCGTAAAAGCCCAACATTATTGTATGAAGTGGAGGGGTGTTAAAGAACCAAATACAAGTATGATTAATTCTGTTGTGAGAGGCGATTTTAGACACGATTTAAGTTTAAAACAAGAATTTTTTGAGCTTGTCAAACAGCAGTCTGCTACAAATAATTACTAA
- a CDS encoding phosphoribosylanthranilate isomerase encodes MPKTNPLVKICGLTSEEQALQVAKLGANAIGIISVEESPRYVSAEIKKKIFKTLENFYPKIHRVTVVQNCPIDLIIKNFLGNPSETIIQLHGDEDIDYCKEIRKKIPYIGLWKAFRIKTEKDIDKIKPFEDFVDAILLDSWNKETYGGSGKKINSIYLKNLQFSKPWFLAGGISIEWINEILTDFKPDGLDISSSIEISPGLKDIKKTEDLFKLLKSFSNYL; translated from the coding sequence ATGCCCAAGACTAATCCTTTAGTCAAAATTTGTGGACTAACTTCTGAAGAACAAGCTCTTCAAGTCGCCAAATTAGGAGCGAATGCTATTGGCATTATTTCGGTTGAAGAGTCGCCAAGGTATGTATCAGCTGAAATTAAGAAAAAAATATTTAAAACCCTAGAAAACTTTTATCCAAAAATCCATAGAGTAACTGTTGTGCAAAATTGTCCTATAGATTTAATTATCAAAAACTTCTTAGGCAACCCAAGTGAAACTATCATTCAATTACATGGAGATGAAGATATTGATTATTGCAAAGAAATAAGGAAAAAAATTCCCTATATTGGCCTATGGAAGGCTTTCAGAATAAAAACGGAAAAGGATATAGATAAAATAAAACCTTTTGAAGATTTTGTAGATGCGATACTACTTGATTCTTGGAATAAAGAAACTTATGGAGGTTCAGGGAAAAAAATAAATTCTATTTATTTAAAGAATTTGCAATTTAGCAAGCCATGGTTTTTGGCAGGTGGAATATCAATTGAATGGATTAATGAAATCCTTACTGACTTCAAACCAGATGGCTTAGATATTTCGAGTAGTATTGAAATATCTCCAGGTTTAAAAGATATTAAAAAAACAGAGGATCTTTTTAAGTTGTTAAAAAGTTTTAGTAATTATTTGTAG
- a CDS encoding site-2 protease family protein, with protein sequence MRSWQIFKIWGIPFKVHPYWFVILFLFSWSISNQVNLSSGDIYNNKEAWIIGFLTSFFLLSSIIFHEVFHTFVSLNQGVKIKKITFYFLGAILQIDKYCQTALGNIKIAIVRPLLCFATASILLLITNNSPSQEQIAVTVISRVGIFNLFLGFLNLIPIGSLDGGNLLKSIIWHFSGSKNKGRNFLNKVNLLLSFFVLFFGIICLFRFNFYFGFILSFLGLFGINSSKSESQFFKIENILKFSKVSEIKLKPLSKIEYDSNFSEFNKLIKNKKDASDKYFFVTNNGRWTGFVDENILKTVSLKKWERNFVGDFKKPIDSVESVSYNDKLWRTIERLEETNEGFLLVLNAANIPLGIIDRSKIGNFVLNKLGFNLPSDIINKLNFKNNYPLGIELPRIINSMKQKGDL encoded by the coding sequence TTGAGAAGTTGGCAAATTTTTAAAATATGGGGAATTCCCTTTAAAGTTCATCCCTATTGGTTTGTTATTCTCTTTTTATTCTCATGGAGTATAAGTAATCAGGTCAATTTATCTTCTGGAGATATCTACAATAATAAAGAAGCTTGGATTATAGGGTTTTTAACTTCTTTTTTCTTATTATCTTCAATTATTTTTCATGAGGTTTTTCATACTTTTGTTTCACTTAATCAGGGTGTAAAAATAAAAAAAATTACTTTTTATTTTTTAGGAGCAATTTTACAAATAGATAAGTATTGTCAAACTGCTTTAGGTAATATAAAAATTGCAATTGTAAGACCTCTTTTATGTTTCGCTACAGCATCTATCTTACTTTTAATTACTAATAACAGTCCATCTCAAGAACAAATAGCAGTCACTGTAATTTCTAGAGTAGGTATATTTAATTTATTCTTAGGCTTCTTAAATTTGATTCCAATTGGTTCTTTAGATGGAGGGAATTTATTAAAAAGTATTATTTGGCATTTCTCAGGGAGTAAAAATAAAGGAAGAAATTTCCTCAATAAAGTAAATTTATTATTATCTTTTTTTGTTTTATTTTTTGGGATAATTTGTTTATTTAGATTCAACTTTTACTTTGGTTTTATTCTTTCTTTTTTGGGCTTGTTTGGAATTAATTCTTCAAAATCTGAAAGTCAATTTTTTAAAATTGAAAACATACTTAAATTTAGTAAAGTTTCTGAGATCAAATTAAAACCTTTGAGTAAAATTGAATACGATTCAAATTTCTCAGAATTTAATAAGTTAATAAAAAATAAGAAGGATGCATCGGATAAATATTTTTTTGTTACGAATAATGGTAGATGGACCGGTTTTGTTGATGAGAATATTTTAAAGACTGTTTCCTTAAAAAAATGGGAAAGGAACTTTGTTGGAGATTTTAAGAAACCAATCGATAGTGTTGAAAGTGTATCTTATAACGATAAATTATGGAGAACTATAGAAAGACTTGAAGAAACAAATGAAGGTTTTTTATTGGTTCTAAATGCTGCAAATATCCCTTTGGGGATAATTGATAGGTCAAAAATTGGAAACTTTGTCTTGAATAAATTAGGTTTTAATTTACCTTCAGATATTATTAACAAATTAAACTTTAAAAATAATTATCCCTTAGGAATTGAATTGCCGAGAATAATTAATTCAATGAAGCAGAAAGGAGATCTTTAA
- a CDS encoding protein ligase, protein MKIIINKTTKLILVIENQALIFSTNSLPGFDQMALDLNSLDQTISNPEIVLTLRFYYWTGDWLSIGFHQKEIPLHWKNLLSNGEINIVRRPSGGGAVLHSGGITYALTFKKTYYKVLSYEMVNNWLIKSFGELGLNLKYGNLRKSSIKTNCFGTSLISDLVDQDGFKRIGSAQFRKKGAFLQHGEIQTNPSRDLWFKLFKEEAPPKINLKLTNDEIVQHLRNSFLENKANINFKNIAIDNKE, encoded by the coding sequence TTGAAAATTATCATAAATAAAACTACAAAGTTAATTTTGGTAATTGAAAATCAGGCTTTAATTTTTTCAACAAATAGTTTACCTGGATTTGATCAAATGGCTTTAGATTTAAATTCTTTAGATCAGACAATTTCGAATCCCGAAATAGTTCTCACATTGAGGTTCTACTACTGGACTGGGGATTGGCTATCAATTGGCTTTCACCAAAAGGAAATTCCTCTGCATTGGAAAAATTTATTATCAAATGGGGAAATTAATATTGTTAGACGTCCCTCTGGAGGGGGAGCTGTTCTGCATTCAGGAGGCATAACATATGCATTAACATTTAAAAAAACTTACTATAAAGTCTTAAGTTATGAAATGGTTAATAATTGGTTAATTAAAAGTTTTGGAGAATTAGGTCTAAACTTAAAATATGGTAATTTACGAAAATCAAGTATTAAAACGAATTGTTTTGGGACTTCATTAATTTCCGATTTAGTTGATCAGGATGGGTTTAAGAGAATAGGTAGTGCTCAATTTCGTAAAAAAGGTGCATTCCTTCAACATGGAGAAATTCAAACAAATCCTTCAAGAGATTTGTGGTTCAAATTATTCAAAGAAGAAGCTCCACCAAAAATAAATTTAAAACTAACAAATGATGAAATAGTTCAACATTTGAGAAATTCATTCCTGGAAAATAAAGCAAATATAAATTTCAAAAATATTGCCATAGATAATAAAGAATAG
- the psaM gene encoding photosystem I reaction center subunit XII: MEPTQTINLIALSLIVVMHAGVLALRLGISLGRN; encoded by the coding sequence ATGGAGCCAACTCAAACAATAAATCTTATTGCATTAAGCCTCATAGTTGTTATGCATGCAGGAGTTTTAGCACTAAGACTAGGAATTAGTTTAGGTAGGAACTAA
- a CDS encoding protochlorophyllide reductase, whose protein sequence is MGKNIKGLVLITGTTSGVGLNTLKPLLRFGWEVIAVNRSNKRAIKIAEEFLTKEEVENVHFIEIDLSNLSDVRKGCDEILERFKKPINSLICNAAVYKPRLKRPERSAQGFENSMAVNHFGHFLMINLLMENILSSEREIVLNGKSTVFKPRITVLGTVTANYSELGGRIPIPAPADLGDLSGFKNGFLSPISMANGKKFKPGKAYKDSKLCNMVTVQELSKRYPAEKIIVNSLYPGCVADTKLFRDTPWLFRFLFPIFQKFITKGYVSQRLAGERVAQVATYKEFAKPSVHWSWGNRQKTGRKAFSQKLSKRIIDTKTSQQTYDLTRQLVGLD, encoded by the coding sequence GTGGGTAAGAACATTAAGGGTTTAGTCCTAATAACAGGAACAACTTCAGGAGTTGGATTAAATACTCTAAAACCTCTTTTAAGATTTGGATGGGAGGTTATCGCAGTTAATCGATCAAATAAAAGAGCTATAAAAATAGCTGAGGAATTTTTGACAAAAGAGGAAGTTGAAAATGTTCACTTTATAGAAATAGATCTTTCTAATTTGAGTGATGTGAGAAAAGGTTGCGATGAAATATTAGAAAGATTTAAGAAGCCAATAAATTCTCTTATTTGTAATGCGGCAGTTTATAAACCGAGACTAAAGAGACCTGAAAGGTCTGCTCAGGGGTTTGAAAACTCTATGGCAGTAAATCATTTTGGGCATTTTCTTATGATAAACCTACTTATGGAAAATATTTTATCTTCTGAACGAGAAATTGTTTTAAATGGCAAGTCAACTGTATTCAAGCCAAGAATCACAGTATTAGGGACTGTAACGGCTAATTATTCAGAACTTGGAGGAAGGATTCCCATTCCTGCCCCAGCTGATTTGGGAGATTTATCTGGATTCAAAAATGGTTTTTTATCTCCAATAAGTATGGCGAATGGAAAGAAATTTAAACCTGGTAAGGCTTATAAGGATAGTAAACTTTGCAATATGGTGACCGTTCAGGAATTATCAAAAAGATATCCTGCAGAGAAAATTATTGTAAATTCTCTGTATCCTGGATGTGTTGCTGATACAAAACTTTTTAGAGATACACCTTGGTTATTTAGATTCCTTTTCCCGATATTTCAAAAATTCATAACAAAAGGATATGTTTCACAAAGACTGGCAGGAGAGAGAGTCGCTCAAGTGGCAACTTATAAAGAATTTGCTAAACCATCAGTTCATTGGAGCTGGGGAAATCGTCAGAAAACTGGTAGAAAAGCTTTTTCTCAAAAGTTGTCAAAAAGAATAATTGATACGAAGACCTCTCAACAAACATATGATTTAACACGCCAATTGGTTGGATTAGATTAA
- the bchL gene encoding ferredoxin:protochlorophyllide reductase (ATP-dependent) iron-sulfur ATP-binding protein, which translates to MTSTINRPLDGEGSVQVKQDPKINIEEGALVIAVYGKGGIGKSTTSSNLSAAFSKLGKKVLQIGCDPKHDSTFTLTHKMVPTVIDILEEVDFHSEELRPTDFMFEGFNGVMCVESGGPPAGTGCGGYVTGQTVKLLKEHHLLEDTDVVIFDVLGDVVCGGFAAPLQHANYCLIVTANDFDSIFAMNRIVSAIKAKAKNYKVRLGGVVANRSKETDQIDKFNERTGLKTMAHFKDVDAIRRSRLKKCTIFEMEPTEDVIEVQNEYISLAKNMLENVEPLEGNPLKDREIFDLLGFD; encoded by the coding sequence ATGACAAGTACTATAAATAGACCTCTTGATGGAGAAGGAAGTGTTCAAGTAAAGCAAGATCCAAAAATAAATATTGAGGAAGGGGCTTTAGTTATTGCAGTCTATGGGAAGGGTGGCATCGGAAAATCAACTACATCATCAAACCTTTCTGCAGCATTCTCAAAATTAGGTAAAAAGGTTCTACAAATTGGATGTGATCCGAAACACGATAGCACTTTCACTTTGACGCACAAAATGGTTCCTACAGTTATAGATATTCTCGAAGAGGTGGATTTTCATAGCGAAGAATTGAGGCCAACCGATTTCATGTTTGAAGGTTTTAATGGCGTAATGTGCGTTGAGAGTGGAGGTCCTCCTGCTGGGACAGGGTGCGGGGGTTATGTAACCGGTCAGACAGTTAAATTATTAAAAGAACATCATTTATTAGAAGATACTGACGTTGTTATTTTTGATGTCCTAGGAGACGTCGTTTGCGGAGGATTTGCCGCTCCATTGCAACATGCAAATTATTGTCTAATTGTTACTGCTAATGACTTCGATTCAATATTCGCTATGAATAGAATTGTCTCTGCAATTAAAGCAAAAGCAAAAAATTATAAAGTCAGATTAGGTGGGGTAGTAGCAAATAGATCAAAAGAAACAGATCAAATTGATAAATTCAATGAAAGAACAGGTTTAAAAACTATGGCCCACTTTAAAGATGTCGACGCCATTAGAAGATCAAGACTAAAAAAATGCACCATTTTTGAAATGGAACCTACTGAAGATGTTATTGAAGTTCAAAATGAATATATATCTCTTGCCAAAAATATGCTTGAAAACGTAGAACCTTTAGAAGGTAATCCACTTAAAGATAGAGAAATTTTTGATTTATTAGGATTTGATTAG
- a CDS encoding ferredoxin:protochlorophyllide reductase (ATP-dependent) subunit B, translated as MELTLWTYEGPPHVGAMRIASSMKDIHYVLHAPQGDTYADLLFTMIERRGQRPPVTYTTFQARDLGGDTAELVKKNIKEAVERFKPKTLLVGESCTAELIQDQPGALAKGMGFDMPIVNLELPAYSKKENWGASETFYQLTRTLLKEKVSYSEKINPLRWRELGRRPKVNILGPSLLGFRCRDDVIEIQRILSEQGIDTNVVAPLGASPDDIERLIDAEINICLYPEIAEASCEWLKRNFGMEYTNNIPIGIKNTIEFINEVHEKLDLPLTNKKELENKSKLPWYSKSVDSNYLTGKRVFIFGDGTHAIAAAKIAKEELGFEVVGLGTYSREMARQVRATAKDLNVEALITNNYLEVEDAMKKAAPELVLGTQMERHSAKRLGIPCSVISTPMHVQDVPARYSPQMGWEGANVIFDDWVHPLMMGLEEHLIDMFKHDFEFVDGHQSHLGHTATNTKEILNSDEIKEKNSKEGIIWTESGRAELTKVPFFVRGKVKTNTEKYAILRGIPEISDETLYDAKAYFS; from the coding sequence ATGGAATTAACTCTTTGGACGTATGAAGGACCACCACATGTTGGTGCCATGAGAATTGCATCGTCAATGAAAGACATTCATTATGTGCTTCATGCCCCCCAAGGAGATACATATGCAGATCTTCTCTTTACCATGATCGAGAGGAGGGGGCAAAGGCCTCCAGTAACTTATACAACTTTTCAGGCTAGAGACCTTGGAGGCGATACCGCTGAATTAGTTAAGAAAAATATTAAGGAAGCGGTTGAACGATTCAAACCCAAAACTCTTTTAGTCGGAGAAAGTTGTACAGCAGAACTTATCCAAGACCAACCTGGAGCTCTTGCGAAAGGGATGGGGTTTGATATGCCGATTGTGAATCTTGAATTACCTGCTTATAGCAAGAAAGAAAATTGGGGGGCCTCAGAAACCTTTTATCAATTAACAAGAACCCTTTTAAAAGAAAAAGTAAGCTATTCAGAGAAAATAAATCCCCTTAGATGGAGGGAATTAGGTAGGAGACCAAAAGTTAATATACTTGGCCCTTCATTACTAGGATTTAGATGCAGAGATGATGTAATCGAAATTCAACGCATACTTTCAGAGCAAGGAATAGATACAAACGTAGTTGCTCCATTAGGTGCTAGTCCAGATGATATTGAAAGACTAATTGATGCTGAAATAAATATTTGTCTTTATCCAGAAATTGCGGAAGCATCATGTGAATGGCTTAAACGGAACTTTGGAATGGAATATACCAACAATATTCCAATTGGAATAAAAAATACAATTGAATTTATAAATGAAGTTCATGAGAAATTAGATCTTCCTTTGACGAATAAAAAAGAATTAGAAAATAAATCAAAACTTCCTTGGTACTCAAAATCAGTTGACTCAAATTATCTTACTGGCAAAAGAGTTTTTATTTTTGGTGATGGAACACATGCAATTGCAGCAGCAAAAATTGCTAAAGAAGAGTTGGGTTTTGAAGTAGTTGGTCTTGGAACATACAGTAGGGAGATGGCTAGGCAAGTAAGAGCTACTGCAAAAGATCTAAATGTAGAAGCTCTGATAACTAACAATTATCTAGAAGTGGAAGATGCCATGAAAAAAGCAGCCCCTGAACTAGTTTTAGGGACCCAAATGGAAAGGCATAGTGCAAAAAGACTAGGCATTCCATGCTCAGTAATTAGTACTCCAATGCATGTTCAAGATGTTCCTGCAAGATATAGCCCTCAAATGGGATGGGAAGGAGCAAATGTAATTTTTGATGACTGGGTACATCCCCTAATGATGGGCTTAGAAGAGCATCTTATTGATATGTTCAAACATGACTTTGAATTTGTTGATGGTCATCAAAGCCATTTAGGACATACAGCGACAAACACAAAAGAAATTTTAAATTCTGACGAAATAAAAGAAAAAAATAGTAAAGAAGGAATTATCTGGACTGAATCTGGTAGAGCTGAATTAACAAAAGTTCCATTTTTTGTAAGAGGTAAAGTTAAAACAAATACTGAAAAATACGCAATCTTGAGAGGAATTCCAGAGATAAGCGATGAAACTCTTTACGATGCTAAAGCATATTTCAGTTAA